A genome region from Labilibaculum antarcticum includes the following:
- the porX gene encoding T9SS response regulator signal transducer PorX — MKDITILWVDDEIELLKPHIIFLEGKGYIVKSCNNAHDAIDMVREDHFDLILLDENMPGMSGLEALGEIKSIDSALPVVMITKNEEEDIMDDAIGKQISDYLIKPVNPKQILLAIKKNLDKKRLVSEKTTTAYQSRFGQLGMEINDCRNFTDWMKMYRKLVFWELELSNIEETGMDEILRMQKNEANNLFSRFIKKNYLTWLEPDCKEKPLLTPSVFKEKVYPLLEKGQKVAFILIDNLRYDQWQTLYPVINNYYSVVDDDMYYSILPTATQYARNSMFAGLMPLDIQKKHPGYWIHEDEDTSKNLHEEEFIGFQLKRDYKDVSYNYEKINNEKMGAKVMENISAILESQLSVFVYNFVDMLSHARTESDMIRDLAPDEAAYRSLTLSWFEHSMLLELIKKLAEKNVKLIITTDHGSIRVQNAVKVIGDRQTNANLRYKMGKNLNYNPKHVFEVTDPRKALLPQVNVSSSYIFAHGEDFLVYPNNFNHYSSYYRNTFQHGGISLEEVLVPLITLTPR; from the coding sequence GTGAAAGATATTACGATACTTTGGGTGGATGATGAGATTGAGTTGTTGAAACCTCATATTATTTTTTTAGAAGGGAAAGGATACATTGTAAAATCATGTAATAACGCTCATGATGCTATAGACATGGTTCGGGAGGATCATTTCGATTTGATTCTGCTTGATGAAAACATGCCAGGCATGAGTGGTCTGGAAGCCTTGGGTGAAATAAAATCGATCGATTCGGCACTTCCTGTTGTGATGATTACCAAGAATGAGGAAGAGGATATTATGGATGATGCGATTGGAAAGCAAATTTCTGATTACCTGATAAAACCTGTGAATCCAAAGCAAATATTGCTTGCCATTAAAAAAAATCTTGATAAAAAGAGATTGGTTTCGGAAAAAACAACCACAGCTTATCAGTCGCGATTCGGACAGTTGGGAATGGAGATTAATGATTGCCGCAATTTTACCGATTGGATGAAAATGTACCGGAAACTGGTGTTCTGGGAGTTGGAACTCTCCAATATTGAAGAGACGGGAATGGACGAAATTCTGCGCATGCAAAAGAATGAGGCCAACAATCTTTTTTCCCGATTTATAAAGAAGAATTATCTGACATGGCTTGAGCCAGATTGTAAAGAAAAGCCACTGTTAACACCTTCCGTATTCAAAGAAAAAGTTTACCCTTTGCTTGAAAAAGGACAAAAAGTAGCTTTTATTCTTATCGATAATTTACGCTACGATCAGTGGCAAACACTATATCCGGTAATTAACAATTACTATTCGGTGGTTGATGATGATATGTATTATTCCATCTTACCCACGGCAACGCAATATGCCAGAAATTCTATGTTCGCAGGTTTAATGCCATTGGACATTCAAAAGAAGCATCCTGGTTATTGGATTCATGAAGATGAGGATACAAGTAAAAATCTTCATGAAGAGGAATTTATTGGTTTTCAGTTGAAACGTGATTACAAGGACGTAAGCTACAATTACGAGAAAATAAATAACGAAAAAATGGGCGCTAAAGTGATGGAGAACATTAGCGCTATTCTGGAATCTCAATTGAGTGTTTTTGTTTACAATTTTGTGGATATGCTTTCGCATGCTCGTACAGAAAGCGATATGATACGTGATCTGGCTCCTGATGAGGCTGCTTATCGTTCTTTAACCCTTTCGTGGTTCGAACACTCGATGTTATTGGAATTGATTAAGAAGCTGGCCGAGAAGAATGTGAAGCTGATAATTACTACTGATCATGGTTCAATACGGGTTCAAAATGCTGTTAAGGTAATTGGCGACAGACAAACGAATGCAAACCTTCGATACAAGATGGGTAAGAATCTGAATTACAATCCAAAACATGTTTTTGAAGTAACGGATCCACGAAAAGCACTTCTGCCTCAGGTAAATGTAAGTTCTTCTTATATCTTTGCACATGGCGAGGACTTTTTGGTTTATCCGAACAACTTTAACCACTACAGTTCCTATTATCGAAATACCTTTCAGCATGGAGGAATTTCACTCGAGGAAGTTTTGGTTCCATTGATAACTCTGACTCCACGCTAG
- the tsaE gene encoding tRNA (adenosine(37)-N6)-threonylcarbamoyltransferase complex ATPase subunit type 1 TsaE codes for MSVLKINSLKEINAVAKEFLSLVGSKRVFALYGAMGVGKTTFVKAICDEMGVEDTINSPTFSIVNEYHTSKEDIIYHFDFYRIEDVKEAYDFGYEDYFYSNAMCFIEWPEKIESILPNDAVAVLFEEESDGSRTITIR; via the coding sequence ATGAGTGTATTAAAAATTAACTCCCTGAAAGAGATTAATGCCGTGGCAAAGGAATTTCTTTCACTGGTGGGAAGTAAGCGTGTATTTGCTCTTTATGGAGCAATGGGAGTGGGGAAAACGACCTTTGTAAAAGCCATTTGTGATGAAATGGGTGTAGAAGACACCATCAATAGTCCTACATTTTCGATTGTGAACGAGTATCATACTTCAAAAGAGGATATCATTTATCATTTCGATTTTTATCGGATTGAAGATGTGAAAGAAGCTTATGATTTTGGGTACGAGGATTATTTCTACAGTAATGCCATGTGCTTTATCGAATGGCCCGAAAAAATTGAATCTATTCTGCCGAATGATGCTGTAGCGGTTCTTTTTGAAGAAGAAAGTGATGGTAGTCGCACCATTACCATTCGTTAA
- a CDS encoding alanine dehydrogenase — MAPRSQGSRNFPIGQEFYQPKEEMLEVERRRKQLAIGIPKEENKGENRICLTPQSVEVLVNNGHDVMVERGAGLASNYTDKEYSDNGALIVNAKSEIYQCDVIMQVSPFSSAEIDMLRGNQILFSALQIKSQCGENIRKLMQKKVTAIALELVKDEHDFFPVVRSMSEIAGISAVMIAGEYLSKSHGGKGVMLGGITGITPTEVIVLGAGTAAEYATRAASGLGAMVKVFDDSIYRLRRLEDHLGHRVFTSIFHPHVLEKALASADVVIGALRYEKNISGFIVTEDMVAKMKPGSIIIDLSIDQGGCFETSMMTTHKDPVFKKFGVLHYCVPNVPSHVARTASLALSNICSPLLLQIGHNGGVHQFIKYDVGLRHGTYIYRGILTNRRLGDSFGILAKDIDLLLAAM; from the coding sequence ATGGCGCCACGAAGTCAAGGATCAAGGAATTTTCCGATTGGGCAAGAATTTTATCAGCCTAAAGAAGAAATGTTGGAAGTTGAACGCCGACGGAAACAGTTAGCAATCGGTATCCCAAAAGAAGAGAATAAAGGCGAAAATCGAATTTGTTTAACACCTCAGTCTGTCGAAGTTTTGGTGAATAATGGCCATGATGTAATGGTTGAGCGAGGCGCTGGTCTTGCTTCAAATTATACAGATAAAGAGTACAGCGATAATGGAGCTCTAATAGTTAATGCAAAGAGCGAGATTTATCAATGTGATGTGATCATGCAGGTTTCACCTTTTTCGTCTGCCGAAATTGATATGCTCCGAGGAAATCAAATCCTTTTTTCTGCTCTCCAAATAAAGAGTCAATGTGGTGAGAACATTCGCAAGTTAATGCAAAAGAAAGTGACTGCGATTGCGCTGGAATTGGTGAAGGATGAGCATGATTTTTTCCCGGTTGTTCGTTCCATGTCCGAGATTGCAGGAATTTCAGCCGTAATGATTGCTGGTGAATATTTAAGCAAGTCTCATGGAGGAAAAGGGGTCATGCTGGGGGGAATTACTGGAATAACACCAACCGAAGTGATTGTTTTGGGAGCAGGAACCGCTGCTGAATATGCAACGAGAGCTGCCAGCGGATTGGGTGCAATGGTGAAAGTGTTCGACGATTCAATTTATCGCCTTCGCAGATTGGAAGATCATTTAGGACATCGTGTTTTCACCTCAATTTTTCATCCTCATGTTCTTGAAAAGGCATTGGCTTCTGCCGATGTGGTAATTGGAGCCTTGCGCTACGAAAAAAATATAAGTGGTTTTATCGTTACCGAGGATATGGTTGCCAAGATGAAGCCTGGCTCAATTATTATCGACCTGAGTATCGATCAGGGCGGTTGTTTCGAAACCTCAATGATGACCACTCATAAAGATCCGGTATTTAAAAAGTTTGGTGTTTTGCATTATTGTGTACCCAACGTACCTTCTCATGTTGCCCGAACTGCCTCACTTGCTTTAAGCAATATTTGTTCTCCTTTGTTGTTGCAAATTGGACATAACGGAGGCGTTCATCAGTTTATTAAATACGATGTTGGCTTGCGTCATGGAACATATATTTACCGGGGAATCTTAACCAATCGCCGATTGGGCGATTCGTTTGGAATTTTGGCTAAAGATATCGATTTGTTGCTTGCTGCGATGTAG
- a CDS encoding HAD family hydrolase, producing the protein MTPKIKIVVTDLDGTLLPSQGSISKKDYDTLVSLHDKEIIRVIATGRTLYSALAVLPEDFPIDYLIFSSGAGIMQWDTKELIYSQQIEAEEVLELSKILIDHEIDFMILDPIPLNHQFWYYQTGNKNLDFDRRLALYKQFSTPVGKLEDTKRDACQILAILPNRVDWFEELKTKFTDIKIIRATSPLDHESIWMEIFPEHISKGQGCQWLCNKLQIKATESLAIGNDYNDFDLLDWGEHSFVVANAPKELRLKYQVTDSVIEDGFAKAVERILETPTTSQQATNRYL; encoded by the coding sequence ATGACTCCAAAAATAAAAATCGTAGTTACTGATTTAGATGGCACTTTGCTTCCTTCGCAGGGAAGCATTAGCAAAAAAGATTACGATACTCTGGTGAGTCTTCATGATAAAGAGATTATAAGGGTGATTGCCACGGGAAGAACCCTTTATTCAGCTTTGGCGGTATTGCCCGAAGATTTTCCGATTGATTATCTTATTTTCTCATCGGGAGCGGGCATCATGCAATGGGACACCAAGGAATTGATCTACTCTCAACAAATTGAAGCGGAAGAAGTTTTGGAGTTATCGAAAATTTTAATCGATCATGAGATTGATTTTATGATTCTAGATCCCATTCCATTGAATCATCAATTCTGGTACTATCAAACTGGAAATAAAAATTTAGATTTTGACAGAAGACTGGCTCTCTACAAGCAATTTTCTACACCGGTAGGTAAACTGGAAGACACCAAACGGGATGCTTGTCAGATATTAGCCATACTTCCTAATAGAGTAGATTGGTTTGAAGAGTTAAAGACAAAATTTACTGATATCAAGATTATTCGTGCCACATCACCACTCGATCATGAATCCATTTGGATGGAGATTTTCCCTGAGCACATTTCGAAAGGGCAAGGATGCCAATGGCTATGCAACAAATTACAAATTAAAGCCACTGAATCGCTTGCAATAGGCAATGATTACAATGATTTTGATCTGCTCGATTGGGGTGAACACAGTTTTGTTGTAGCCAATGCTCCCAAAGAATTACGATTAAAATATCAGGTAACTGATAGTGTTATTGAAGATGGATTTGCGAAAGCTGTTGAAAGAATCTTAGAAACACCAACTACATCGCAGCAAGCAACAAATCGATATCTTTAG
- a CDS encoding 3-deoxy-D-manno-octulosonic acid transferase, which yields MVLFYNLSIRFYVLVVRIAAFFNPKAKQWVDGRKNLFSKIEAAVKDEENLVWFHSASLGEFEQGRPVIEKFKEEHPEYKIVLTFFSPSGYEVRNNYAGADFIFYLPADFPSYARKFVDLINPKMAFFIKYEFWNHYLKELKKRNVPTYIFSTIFRPSQLFFKPWGGFHRRMLSAFTHFFVQNQESEDLLNGIGFKNVSIAGDTRFDRVYSIATGSKSLPEVEGFSQGRLVLIAGSTWPKDEEFLIKYINTSENNYKYIIAAHEVDENHINNIVAQIEKPWVRYTNASKEEIDAAEVLVIDCIGVLSSLYRYGDVSYIGGGFGRGIHNTLEAATFGLPIIFGPNYRKFQEAKDLIKLGSSSYYEKYEDLKILLDNYFENENERQLSGQKSKKYVDSKRGASAQILSLI from the coding sequence ATGGTTCTCTTTTACAACCTTTCGATACGATTCTATGTTTTAGTGGTGCGAATTGCTGCTTTTTTTAACCCAAAAGCAAAGCAATGGGTTGATGGCAGAAAGAATTTGTTTTCCAAAATTGAAGCCGCAGTTAAAGATGAAGAGAATCTGGTTTGGTTTCATTCTGCATCTTTGGGTGAGTTTGAGCAAGGTCGTCCGGTCATCGAAAAGTTCAAAGAGGAGCATCCTGAATATAAAATTGTACTGACTTTCTTTTCCCCATCGGGTTACGAGGTTCGTAATAATTACGCTGGCGCGGATTTTATTTTCTATTTGCCAGCCGATTTCCCTTCGTATGCACGAAAGTTTGTCGATTTGATAAATCCAAAAATGGCATTCTTTATTAAGTATGAGTTTTGGAATCATTACTTGAAAGAATTGAAAAAAAGAAATGTTCCAACTTACATATTTTCCACTATTTTCAGACCTAGTCAACTGTTTTTTAAGCCTTGGGGCGGATTTCATAGAAGAATGCTCTCCGCTTTTACGCACTTTTTCGTACAGAATCAGGAGTCAGAAGATTTATTGAATGGCATTGGATTCAAAAATGTGTCGATAGCAGGCGACACACGATTCGATAGAGTGTATTCAATTGCCACCGGATCTAAAAGTTTACCTGAAGTGGAAGGCTTTAGTCAGGGGAGACTGGTTTTAATAGCTGGAAGCACCTGGCCAAAAGATGAAGAGTTCCTGATTAAGTATATCAATACCTCTGAAAATAATTACAAATACATTATTGCAGCCCACGAGGTAGATGAAAATCACATAAATAATATTGTTGCTCAGATTGAGAAGCCTTGGGTTCGTTACACCAATGCCTCGAAAGAGGAAATTGATGCTGCTGAAGTTTTGGTGATTGATTGTATTGGAGTTCTTTCATCATTGTACAGATATGGTGATGTTTCATATATTGGAGGTGGTTTTGGTCGGGGAATTCACAATACTTTAGAGGCGGCTACCTTTGGTTTGCCTATTATTTTTGGTCCTAATTACCGCAAATTTCAAGAGGCAAAAGATCTTATTAAATTGGGCTCTTCCTCTTATTATGAAAAGTATGAGGATTTGAAAATCCTATTGGATAACTACTTCGAAAATGAAAACGAGCGCCAATTATCCGGTCAGAAATCAAAAAAATACGTTGACTCAAAAAGAGGAGCAAGTGCTCAAATTCTTTCCCTTATTTAA
- a CDS encoding adenosylcobalamin-dependent ribonucleoside-diphosphate reductase: MKQRNLYKTTPFFTILMEVQEQKQQATEMNETFNPEEAFQATFQYFNGDELAARVWLNKYALKDSYGNIYEKTPDDMHRRIASEIARVEKNYPNPLSEEEIFAVLKNFKYIVPQGSPMSGIGNKFQIASLSNCFVIGNDGDSDSYGGIMKIDQEQVQLMKRRGGVGHDLSHIRPKGSPVKNSALTSTGIVPFMERYSNSTREVAQDGRRGALMLSVSVRHPDSEDFIDAKMEQGKVTGANVSVKMHDEFMQAVVDGTEFTQQYPINSENPTYSKSVDAGKLWSKIVHNAWKSAEPGILFWDTIERESVPDCYADLGYKTVSTNPCGEIPLCPYDSCRLLAINLYSYVENPFSEKAEFNFELFRKHVAMAQRMMDDIIDLELEKIDAIVEKIIDDPEDAEIKRVELNLWRNIRSKAEEGRRTGVGITAEGDMLAGLNLRYGTDEAIDFSVEVHKTIAVEAYRSSVYMAKDRGAFKIYNKERESKNPFILRLKKADEGLYKEMVKYGRRNIACLTIAPTGTTSLMTQTTSGIEPVFMPVYKRRRKVNPNDKNVRIDFVDEIGDSWEEFVVFHHKFVTWMEANGINAAQHFTNEEIEELVKKSPYYKATSNDVDWLQKVRMQGKVQKWVDHSISVTVNLPNDVPESLVGELYIEAWKSGCKGCTVYRDGSRSGVLLANDAKEENLGMPEKRPEELEAEVVRFQNNKEKWIAFIGLYKGQPYEVFTGIVDDEEGILLPKSVNKGVIIKRREEDGSSRYDFQFCNKRGFKTTFEGLSYKFDKEFWNYAKLISGVLRHGMPIEGVVNLVAGLQLDSENINTWKNGVERALKKYIPNGTKVKGGVCASCGSEHIIYQEGCLICQSCGTSKCG; encoded by the coding sequence GTGAAGCAAAGAAACTTATATAAAACAACCCCATTTTTTACGATCTTGATGGAAGTACAGGAACAAAAGCAACAGGCAACGGAAATGAACGAAACCTTCAACCCCGAAGAAGCATTTCAGGCAACATTTCAATATTTCAATGGAGACGAACTTGCAGCACGTGTTTGGTTAAACAAATATGCGTTGAAGGACTCTTATGGAAATATTTATGAAAAGACTCCGGATGATATGCATCGACGAATTGCAAGCGAAATTGCAAGAGTTGAAAAAAACTACCCAAACCCACTAAGCGAAGAGGAAATCTTTGCTGTTCTGAAAAATTTTAAATACATCGTACCGCAAGGAAGCCCTATGTCTGGAATTGGAAATAAATTCCAAATTGCATCCTTATCGAACTGCTTTGTAATTGGAAACGATGGTGATTCTGATTCTTACGGAGGAATTATGAAAATCGATCAGGAACAAGTGCAGCTGATGAAGCGAAGAGGTGGTGTAGGACACGATCTTTCCCATATTCGTCCTAAAGGCTCACCTGTAAAGAATTCTGCATTGACTTCGACAGGAATTGTTCCTTTTATGGAGCGTTATTCCAATTCAACCCGTGAAGTTGCTCAAGATGGTCGTCGCGGTGCCCTAATGTTAAGTGTTTCTGTTCGCCATCCTGATTCGGAAGATTTCATTGATGCGAAAATGGAGCAAGGCAAAGTTACCGGAGCTAACGTTTCTGTAAAAATGCACGATGAGTTTATGCAGGCGGTTGTTGATGGAACCGAATTTACTCAACAATATCCAATCAATTCAGAGAATCCTACCTACAGCAAAAGTGTTGATGCGGGCAAACTTTGGAGTAAAATTGTTCACAATGCCTGGAAATCGGCTGAGCCGGGAATTCTATTCTGGGATACTATCGAAAGAGAGTCGGTTCCCGATTGTTATGCCGATTTAGGATACAAAACTGTTTCTACGAATCCTTGTGGCGAAATTCCATTGTGTCCTTACGATAGTTGTCGTTTGTTGGCCATTAATTTATACAGTTATGTGGAAAATCCATTTTCTGAGAAGGCTGAGTTTAATTTCGAACTGTTTCGTAAGCATGTAGCAATGGCACAAAGAATGATGGATGACATCATTGATTTGGAGTTGGAGAAAATTGATGCAATTGTCGAAAAGATCATTGATGATCCAGAAGATGCGGAGATCAAGAGAGTAGAACTTAATCTTTGGAGAAACATACGATCAAAAGCAGAAGAAGGAAGAAGAACCGGTGTTGGTATTACTGCAGAGGGAGATATGCTTGCCGGTTTAAATTTACGTTATGGAACTGATGAAGCTATCGATTTTTCAGTAGAAGTTCATAAGACAATTGCTGTTGAAGCGTACCGTTCTTCTGTATATATGGCAAAAGACAGAGGTGCATTCAAAATCTACAATAAAGAGCGCGAAAGTAAAAATCCATTTATCTTACGCTTAAAAAAAGCGGATGAAGGCCTTTATAAGGAAATGGTGAAATACGGTCGACGTAACATTGCCTGTTTAACGATTGCACCTACAGGAACCACTAGTTTGATGACTCAAACTACTTCGGGTATCGAGCCTGTGTTTATGCCTGTTTATAAAAGAAGAAGAAAGGTAAATCCTAACGATAAAAATGTTCGTATCGATTTCGTTGATGAAATTGGTGATAGCTGGGAAGAGTTTGTGGTTTTTCATCACAAGTTTGTTACCTGGATGGAGGCTAATGGAATTAATGCAGCACAGCATTTTACAAATGAAGAGATTGAAGAATTGGTGAAAAAATCGCCTTACTACAAAGCTACTTCTAACGATGTGGATTGGTTGCAGAAAGTTCGCATGCAAGGAAAAGTACAAAAGTGGGTTGATCACTCAATTAGTGTAACCGTTAATCTTCCAAATGATGTGCCTGAATCTCTTGTGGGTGAATTGTACATTGAAGCTTGGAAGAGTGGATGTAAAGGTTGTACTGTTTACCGCGATGGTTCTCGTTCGGGTGTTTTGCTTGCTAATGATGCCAAAGAGGAAAATTTAGGCATGCCGGAAAAGCGTCCTGAAGAATTGGAAGCTGAAGTTGTTCGATTCCAAAACAACAAGGAAAAATGGATTGCTTTTATTGGATTGTATAAAGGACAACCATATGAGGTATTTACGGGTATTGTTGACGATGAGGAAGGTATCTTATTGCCTAAATCGGTAAATAAGGGCGTAATTATCAAAAGAAGAGAAGAGGACGGAAGTTCTCGTTATGACTTCCAATTTTGCAATAAGCGTGGTTTTAAAACGACTTTCGAAGGATTATCATACAAATTTGATAAGGAGTTTTGGAATTATGCCAAGTTAATTTCTGGTGTGCTTCGCCACGGAATGCCAATTGAAGGTGTTGTGAACTTGGTTGCAGGTTTGCAGTTGGATAGTGAGAATATCAATACATGGAAGAATGGTGTTGAGCGTGCTCTTAAAAAATACATTCCAAATGGAACCAAAGTTAAGGGAGGTGTATGTGCCAGTTGTGGGTCAGAACATATCATCTATCAGGAAGGATGTTTGATTTGTCAATCCTGTGGTACATCTAAATGTGGATAA
- a CDS encoding response regulator: MDFSTNYNWEGKVLLVAEDEDFNFIFLEEILMDTKARIIRARDGQEALDFILSDPEIDLVLMDMQMPIMNGYDATRNIKKINKDMPIIAQTAYHYGEAYEEIMAAGCDDFVSKPIDIGGLKDMIDRFLF; the protein is encoded by the coding sequence ATGGATTTTTCGACAAATTATAACTGGGAAGGTAAAGTGCTGTTGGTTGCTGAAGATGAGGATTTTAATTTCATATTTTTGGAAGAAATACTCATGGATACCAAAGCCAGGATTATTCGTGCCAGAGATGGGCAGGAAGCGCTTGATTTTATTCTATCTGATCCAGAGATAGATCTTGTGCTAATGGACATGCAAATGCCTATAATGAACGGTTATGATGCAACCCGAAATATCAAAAAAATAAATAAGGATATGCCAATAATTGCTCAAACAGCCTATCATTACGGCGAAGCTTATGAGGAAATAATGGCTGCTGGCTGCGATGATTTTGTATCTAAACCAATTGATATTGGTGGTTTAAAGGATATGATTGATCGATTCTTATTTTAA
- the gltX gene encoding glutamate--tRNA ligase encodes MNDKKVRVRFAPSPTGPLHMGGVRTALFNYLFARKHNGDFLLRIEDTDQTRYVPGAENYIAESLKWCGIQIDEGATVGGEYGPYRQSERKPMYREYADQLIASGNAYYAFDTPEELDAIRNQHEEEKKTFTYNTETRGGLNNSLALSDDEVKAKIDAGEAYVVRFKMPVGEELHLDDEIRGHVVFNTSALDDKVLFKSDGMPTYHLANVVDDYLMKISHVIRGEEWLPSMPLHVLLYRSFGWTVDMPKFAHLPLILKPVGKGKLSKRDGDKLGFPVFPLEWTDPKTNEIASGYREGGYFPEAFINMLAFLGWNPGTEQEIFSMEELSQAFSLERVGKSGSKFDPEKTKWFNRQYLVNKSDEEIGGLFAEQVLKVKGIEADQETVNRVCGMVKDRVDFVSELWEHVNYFFEAPTEFDAKTVKKGWKEDTPALVAELKGILEGIEDFSSANSEEIVKEWITAKEIGFGKVMNPFRLAMVGAAKGPHMFDIIEILGKKETIARLDYAMENIKK; translated from the coding sequence ATGAACGATAAGAAAGTAAGAGTTCGATTTGCTCCTAGTCCTACGGGGCCTCTTCATATGGGTGGTGTTAGAACAGCCCTTTTCAACTATTTATTTGCCAGAAAGCACAATGGTGATTTTCTATTGCGCATAGAGGATACAGATCAAACAAGATATGTTCCCGGTGCGGAAAATTACATTGCAGAGTCATTAAAATGGTGTGGAATTCAGATTGATGAAGGAGCAACTGTGGGTGGTGAATACGGGCCTTATCGTCAGTCAGAGCGTAAGCCAATGTATCGTGAATATGCCGATCAACTGATTGCTTCGGGAAATGCATATTATGCTTTCGATACACCCGAAGAATTGGACGCTATTCGTAATCAACACGAAGAAGAAAAGAAAACTTTTACATACAATACCGAAACTCGTGGTGGCTTAAATAATTCTTTGGCTTTATCAGATGATGAGGTAAAAGCGAAAATTGATGCTGGCGAAGCTTATGTCGTGAGATTTAAAATGCCTGTTGGTGAAGAATTGCATTTGGATGATGAAATTCGTGGTCATGTGGTATTCAATACTTCCGCTTTAGACGATAAAGTGTTGTTCAAATCAGACGGAATGCCGACTTATCATCTGGCCAATGTGGTGGATGATTACCTAATGAAGATTTCTCACGTAATTCGTGGGGAAGAATGGTTGCCATCTATGCCTTTGCATGTTTTGTTGTACAGATCTTTTGGTTGGACAGTTGATATGCCAAAATTCGCTCACCTTCCATTGATTTTAAAGCCAGTTGGAAAAGGAAAATTGAGCAAGCGTGACGGTGATAAATTAGGATTCCCGGTATTTCCATTGGAATGGACCGATCCTAAAACAAATGAGATTGCATCAGGATATCGCGAAGGCGGATATTTTCCTGAAGCTTTCATAAATATGCTGGCGTTTTTAGGTTGGAATCCGGGAACAGAGCAAGAGATCTTCTCCATGGAAGAGCTTTCTCAGGCATTCTCATTGGAACGTGTTGGTAAATCGGGTTCTAAGTTCGATCCGGAAAAAACCAAATGGTTCAATCGTCAGTATTTAGTAAACAAATCGGATGAGGAGATAGGTGGATTATTTGCAGAGCAAGTATTGAAGGTAAAAGGAATTGAGGCTGATCAGGAAACTGTGAATAGGGTTTGTGGGATGGTTAAAGATCGTGTAGACTTTGTTTCGGAGCTTTGGGAGCATGTAAATTACTTTTTTGAAGCACCGACTGAGTTTGATGCAAAGACAGTAAAAAAAGGCTGGAAAGAGGATACACCGGCTTTGGTTGCGGAATTGAAAGGCATTCTGGAAGGAATTGAAGATTTTTCGTCTGCTAATTCGGAAGAAATTGTAAAAGAATGGATCACTGCTAAAGAAATTGGTTTTGGAAAAGTGATGAATCCTTTCCGTTTGGCTATGGTGGGTGCCGCTAAAGGTCCTCACATGTTCGATATCATCGAAATACTTGGAAAAAAGGAAACCATTGCCCGTTTGGATTACGCAATGGAGAACATTAAAAAATAA